One genomic window of Pseudomonas sp. LFM046 includes the following:
- the ccoS gene encoding cbb3-type cytochrome oxidase assembly protein CcoS — protein MPALYILIPVAIGLVGFAIWLFFWAVDSGQYDDLDGPAHSILFDDEDPKHQAGIAEAEGNDKPQQDEQDKPRG, from the coding sequence ATGCCCGCGTTATACATCCTGATCCCGGTCGCCATCGGCCTGGTCGGTTTCGCCATCTGGCTGTTCTTCTGGGCCGTGGACAGCGGCCAGTACGACGACCTCGATGGCCCGGCCCACAGCATCCTCTTCGATGACGAAGACCCCAAGCACCAGGCCGGCATCGCCGAAGCGGAAGGCAACGACAAGCCCCAGCAGGACGAACAGGACAAGCCCCGTGGCTGA
- a CDS encoding sulfite exporter TauE/SafE family protein, whose product MAELAPLLVSALILGLLGGGHCLGMCGGLMGALTLAIPPEQRARRLQLLLAYNVGRILSYTLAGLLIGLAGWAIASSPAAMALRVVAAALLICMGLYLAGWWSGLTRIEALGQGLWRHIQPVARKLLPVSSLPRALLLGGLWGWLPCGLVYSTLLWSASQGSAADSALLMLAFGVGTLPVLIATGLAAERLTALLRKRGVRVAGGLLVILFGLWTLPGPHQAWLMGHGGHGTTASSEHHHSH is encoded by the coding sequence GTGGCTGAACTCGCTCCCCTGCTGGTCTCCGCCCTCATCCTCGGCCTGCTCGGCGGCGGCCATTGCCTCGGCATGTGCGGTGGCCTGATGGGCGCCCTGACCCTCGCCATCCCACCTGAACAACGCGCCCGGCGACTGCAGCTGCTGCTGGCCTACAACGTCGGCCGCATCCTCAGCTATACCCTCGCAGGCCTGCTGATCGGCCTGGCGGGCTGGGCCATTGCCAGCAGCCCGGCCGCCATGGCGCTGCGCGTGGTCGCGGCGGCGCTGCTGATCTGTATGGGCCTGTACCTGGCCGGCTGGTGGAGCGGCCTGACCCGCATCGAAGCCCTGGGCCAGGGGCTCTGGCGCCACATCCAGCCGGTGGCGCGCAAGCTGTTGCCGGTGTCCAGCCTCCCCCGCGCGCTGCTCCTCGGCGGTCTCTGGGGCTGGCTGCCCTGCGGCCTCGTCTACAGCACCCTGCTCTGGTCCGCCAGCCAGGGCTCCGCGGCCGACAGCGCCCTGCTGATGCTGGCCTTCGGCGTCGGCACCCTGCCGGTTCTCATTGCCACGGGCCTGGCCGCCGAGCGCCTGACCGCCTTGCTGCGCAAGCGCGGCGTGCGGGTGGCCGGTGGCCTGCTGGTGATTCTCTTCGGCCTCTGGACCCTGCCCGGCCCGCACCAGGCCTGGCTGATGGGCCATGGCGGACACGGCACCACCGCCAGCAGCGAGCACCATCACAGCCACTGA
- the hemN gene encoding oxygen-independent coproporphyrinogen III oxidase, whose translation MLDDISWDAGLIRRYDTPGPRYTSYPTAVQFNHRVGSFELLHALRESRKASRPLSLYVHVPFCANICYYCACNKVITKDRGRALPYLERLEREIELIACHLDPQQKVEQLHFGGGTPTFLSHDELRRLMNYLRTHFNLLDDDSGDYGIEIDPREADWSTMGLLRDLGFNRVSLGVQDLDPAVQRAVNRLQSLEETRAIVEAARTLQFRSLNLDLIYGLPKQTPDSFARTVNEVIALQPDRLSVFNYAHLPERFLPQRRIRSEDLPSPGEKLEMLQRSIEQLTAAGYRYIGMDHFALPDDELAIAQEDGRLQRNFQGYTTHGHCDLIGLGVSAISQIGDLYCQNTIQLNEYQSSLEQGLLATNRGLVCEDDDRIRRAVIQQLICEFELDFASIETHFNIEFRGYFGDIWPQLEQMAKDRLIDLSDSRIDVLPAGRLLVRSLCMLFDHYLAGQVQRRFSRVI comes from the coding sequence ATGCTCGACGACATTAGCTGGGACGCCGGCCTGATCCGCCGCTACGACACCCCAGGCCCGCGCTACACCTCCTACCCCACCGCCGTGCAGTTCAATCACCGGGTGGGCTCCTTCGAACTGCTCCATGCCCTGCGCGAAAGCCGCAAGGCGAGCCGCCCCCTCTCGCTCTACGTGCACGTGCCGTTCTGCGCGAACATTTGCTACTACTGCGCCTGCAACAAGGTCATCACCAAGGACCGCGGCCGCGCCCTGCCCTACCTGGAGCGCCTGGAGCGGGAAATCGAGCTGATCGCCTGCCACCTCGACCCACAACAGAAGGTCGAACAGCTGCATTTCGGCGGTGGCACGCCCACGTTCCTCAGCCACGACGAACTGCGCCGGCTCATGAACTACCTGCGCACACACTTCAACCTGCTTGACGACGATTCGGGCGACTACGGCATCGAGATCGATCCGCGTGAGGCGGACTGGTCCACCATGGGCCTGCTTCGGGACCTGGGCTTCAATCGCGTCAGCCTCGGTGTGCAGGACCTGGACCCCGCCGTGCAGCGCGCCGTCAACCGGCTGCAGAGCCTGGAAGAAACCCGCGCCATCGTCGAAGCCGCGCGCACCCTCCAATTCCGCTCGCTGAACCTCGACCTGATCTACGGCCTGCCCAAGCAAACGCCGGACAGCTTCGCCCGCACGGTGAACGAAGTGATCGCCCTGCAGCCGGACCGGCTATCGGTATTCAACTATGCACACCTGCCGGAGCGCTTCCTGCCCCAGCGCCGCATCCGCAGCGAAGACCTGCCCAGCCCCGGCGAGAAACTGGAAATGCTCCAGCGCAGCATCGAACAGCTGACCGCTGCCGGCTACCGCTACATCGGCATGGACCACTTCGCCCTGCCCGATGACGAACTGGCCATCGCCCAGGAAGACGGCCGCCTGCAACGCAACTTCCAGGGCTACACCACCCATGGCCACTGCGACCTGATCGGCCTTGGGGTTTCCGCCATCAGCCAGATCGGCGACCTCTACTGCCAGAACACCATCCAGTTGAACGAGTACCAGTCCTCCCTGGAACAGGGCTTGCTCGCCACCAATCGCGGCCTGGTCTGCGAAGACGACGATCGCATTCGGCGAGCGGTGATCCAGCAACTGATCTGCGAATTCGAATTGGATTTCGCCAGCATCGAAACCCACTTCAACATCGAATTTCGCGGCTATTTCGGCGATATCTGGCCGCAACTGGAGCAAATGGCCAAGGACAGACTGATCGATCTCAGCGACAGCCGAATCGACGTACTCCCCGCCGGCCGCCTGCTGGTTCGCTCGCTGTGCATGCTCTTCGACCACTACCTGGCGGGCCAGGTCCAGCGGCGTTTTTCCCGGGTGATCTGA
- the fnr gene encoding fumarate/nitrate reduction transcriptional regulator Fnr, producing MSEIIKVRNVPQAHCKDCSLAALCLPLSLNMEDMDALDEIVKRGRPLKKGELLFRQGDEFGSVFAVRSGALKTFTVTDAGEEQITGFHLPSELVGLSGMDTELYPVSAQALETTSVCEIPFERLDELSVQLPQLRRQLMRVMSREIRDDQQMMLLLSKKTADERIATFLVNLSARFRARGFSANQFRLAMSRNEIGNYLGLAVETVSRVFTRFQQSGLIAAEGKEVHILDPIELCAMAGGSIES from the coding sequence ATGTCCGAAATCATCAAGGTGCGTAACGTACCTCAGGCCCACTGCAAGGACTGCAGCTTGGCGGCCCTCTGCCTGCCCCTGTCACTGAACATGGAAGACATGGACGCGCTGGACGAGATCGTCAAGCGTGGCCGTCCCCTGAAGAAGGGTGAACTCCTGTTCCGCCAGGGCGACGAATTCGGCTCCGTCTTCGCGGTGCGCTCCGGTGCCCTCAAGACCTTCACCGTCACCGATGCCGGCGAAGAGCAGATCACCGGTTTCCACCTGCCCAGCGAACTGGTCGGTCTCTCCGGCATGGACACCGAGCTCTACCCGGTATCCGCCCAGGCCCTGGAAACCACCTCGGTGTGCGAAATTCCCTTCGAGCGCCTGGACGAACTGTCGGTCCAGCTGCCGCAACTGCGCCGTCAGCTGATGCGGGTCATGAGCCGGGAAATCCGCGACGACCAGCAAATGATGCTGCTGCTCTCCAAGAAGACCGCCGACGAACGCATCGCCACCTTCCTGGTCAACCTCTCGGCCCGCTTCCGCGCCCGTGGTTTCTCCGCCAACCAGTTCCGCCTGGCCATGTCGCGCAACGAAATCGGCAACTACCTGGGCCTGGCGGTAGAAACCGTCTCCCGCGTCTTCACCCGTTTCCAGCAGTCCGGCCTGATCGCCGCCGAAGGCAAGGAAGTCCACATCCTCGACCCCATCGAACTCTGCGCCATGGCCGGCGGGAGCATCGAAAGCTGA
- a CDS encoding adenine phosphoribosyltransferase: MIFDDFSIKTLIRPVLDFPKPGVVFRDITPLFQSPRALRLVADSFIQRYVEADFSHIGAMDARGFLIGSIIAYELNKPLVLFRKQGKLPADVLSEPYQTEYGEAFLEVHSDSLCEGDKVLIFDDLIATGGTLLAAARLVRRMGASVFEAAAIIDLPELGGSERLGEAGIPTFSLTAFALDER, from the coding sequence ATGATTTTCGACGACTTCTCCATCAAGACCCTGATCCGCCCCGTACTGGACTTCCCCAAGCCCGGCGTGGTGTTCCGCGACATTACTCCCCTGTTCCAGTCGCCCCGCGCGCTGCGCCTGGTGGCCGACAGCTTCATCCAGCGTTACGTCGAAGCCGACTTCAGCCACATCGGCGCCATGGACGCCCGTGGCTTCCTGATCGGATCGATCATCGCCTACGAACTCAACAAGCCCCTGGTGCTCTTCCGCAAGCAGGGCAAGCTGCCGGCCGACGTGCTCTCCGAGCCCTACCAGACCGAGTACGGCGAAGCCTTCCTGGAAGTCCACAGCGACAGCCTGTGCGAAGGCGACAAGGTCCTGATCTTCGATGACCTGATCGCCACCGGCGGCACCCTGCTGGCCGCCGCACGACTGGTCCGCCGCATGGGCGCCAGCGTGTTCGAAGCCGCCGCCATCATCGACCTGCCGGAACTGGGCGGCTCCGAGCGCCTGGGCGAAGCCGGCATCCCCACCTTCTCCCTCACCGCCTTCGCCCTCGACGAGCGCTGA
- a CDS encoding metal-dependent hydrolase gives MTATATATASAALPKANFPVRRMDFSFASTQKYWWSGDPFMTHFMNNLSSLFPYGEKFFVDSVRAVRDQVSDPQLQKDISAFIGQEAMHSKEHATYNDYAAEHGIDLERLELRIKVLLEWVTRFTTKKQRLAATCALEHFTATMAEQLLRREDINTQMDDPKMYTLWMWHAIEENEHKAVCYDAYNAVGGGYLIRTITMFLTTFLFFGVIMSFQVHLMRKDGQLFNWRSWSRGLKTLLGPRNGYFPKMIKPYLDYYRPGFHPFDHETRPLEKRWKARLGFSG, from the coding sequence ATGACCGCCACCGCCACCGCCACCGCCAGCGCCGCCCTGCCCAAGGCCAATTTCCCCGTTCGCCGCATGGATTTCAGCTTCGCGTCGACCCAGAAGTACTGGTGGAGTGGCGATCCCTTCATGACCCACTTCATGAACAACCTGTCCTCGCTCTTCCCCTACGGCGAGAAGTTCTTCGTCGACAGCGTGCGCGCCGTGCGCGACCAGGTCAGTGATCCGCAACTGCAGAAGGACATCAGCGCCTTCATCGGCCAGGAGGCCATGCACTCCAAGGAACACGCCACCTACAACGACTACGCCGCCGAGCACGGCATCGACCTGGAGCGCCTGGAACTGCGCATCAAGGTCCTGCTGGAATGGGTCACCCGCTTCACCACGAAGAAGCAGCGCCTGGCCGCCACCTGCGCCCTGGAACACTTCACCGCCACCATGGCCGAGCAATTGCTGCGCCGCGAAGACATCAACACCCAGATGGATGATCCGAAGATGTACACGCTGTGGATGTGGCACGCCATCGAGGAGAACGAACACAAGGCGGTCTGCTACGACGCCTACAACGCCGTCGGCGGCGGCTACCTGATCCGCACCATCACCATGTTCCTGACCACCTTCCTGTTCTTCGGCGTGATCATGAGCTTCCAGGTCCACCTGATGCGCAAGGACGGCCAGCTGTTCAACTGGCGCAGCTGGTCGCGCGGCCTGAAGACCCTGCTCGGCCCGCGCAATGGCTACTTCCCGAAGATGATCAAGCCGTACCTGGACTACTACCGCCCCGGCTTCCACCCCTTCGATCACGAAACCCGTCCGCTGGAGAAGCGCTGGAAGGCACGCCTGGGGTTCAGTGGCTGA
- a CDS encoding ATP-binding protein, which translates to MDSSPMDFAGALVEQIEVGVILLDHDLRILHWNTFVSQRSGKALAPARGQPLVSVFPEADTNRLEQMVAKARDEGLHAYTHWREDPYLIQMHYGPEGQTSPLRLQSTLFFPFDCQGQRCFGLLLYDTTEFARSNEELTTALNALGSKQLEQEQLMHKLEKANAQLLQSEKLAAIGQLAAGVAHEINNPIGYVFSNLKTLTGYVNDLLRIVDAVDGVSSLDELQQLKRSLEYDYIRNDVEALIHESEDGIERVKKIITALKDFSHIEEEEFRAADLHKGFDSTLNLVNNELKYKAEVVREYGDLPPVECIPSQINQVVMNLLINAAHAIEGFGRISLRSSHEGDWIWLEVEDNGKGIDPAILNRIYEPFFTTKPVGKGTGLGLALSYNIVQKHNGRIEVFSSPGQGTRFRVWLPTRQPLPDGAPT; encoded by the coding sequence ATGGATAGCAGCCCTATGGACTTTGCCGGAGCTCTGGTCGAACAGATCGAGGTGGGCGTCATCCTTCTCGACCATGACCTGCGAATCCTTCACTGGAACACCTTCGTCAGCCAACGCAGCGGCAAGGCACTGGCCCCGGCGCGCGGCCAACCGCTGGTCAGCGTGTTCCCGGAAGCCGACACCAACCGCCTCGAACAGATGGTCGCCAAGGCGCGGGACGAGGGCCTGCATGCCTACACCCACTGGCGCGAAGACCCCTACCTGATCCAGATGCACTATGGCCCCGAAGGCCAGACCAGCCCGCTGCGGCTGCAAAGCACCCTGTTCTTCCCCTTCGACTGCCAGGGTCAGCGCTGCTTCGGCCTGCTGCTCTACGACACCACCGAGTTCGCCCGCTCCAACGAGGAACTGACCACCGCCCTCAACGCCCTGGGCAGCAAGCAGTTGGAGCAGGAACAGCTGATGCACAAGCTGGAAAAGGCCAACGCCCAGCTGCTGCAATCGGAAAAGCTCGCCGCCATCGGCCAGCTCGCCGCGGGCGTGGCCCACGAGATCAACAACCCCATTGGCTACGTCTTCTCCAACCTCAAGACCCTGACCGGCTACGTCAACGACCTGCTGCGCATCGTCGACGCCGTGGACGGCGTCAGCAGCCTGGACGAGCTCCAGCAGCTCAAGCGCAGCCTCGAATACGACTACATCCGCAATGACGTCGAGGCGCTGATCCACGAATCCGAGGACGGCATCGAGCGGGTCAAGAAGATCATCACCGCCCTCAAGGACTTCTCCCACATCGAAGAGGAGGAATTCCGCGCGGCAGACCTGCACAAGGGCTTCGACAGCACCCTCAACCTGGTGAACAACGAGCTCAAGTACAAGGCCGAAGTGGTGCGGGAATATGGCGACCTGCCGCCGGTGGAGTGCATTCCCTCGCAGATCAACCAGGTGGTCATGAACCTGCTGATCAACGCTGCCCACGCCATCGAGGGTTTCGGCCGCATCTCGCTGCGCAGCAGCCACGAGGGCGACTGGATCTGGCTGGAAGTGGAAGACAACGGCAAGGGCATCGACCCGGCCATCCTCAACCGCATCTACGAACCCTTCTTCACCACCAAGCCCGTGGGCAAGGGCACGGGGCTCGGCCTCGCGCTCTCCTACAACATCGTGCAGAAACACAATGGGCGCATCGAAGTCTTCAGCAGTCCCGGTCAGGGCACCCGCTTCCGTGTCTGGCTGCCCACGCGCCAGCCCCTGCCGGACGGAGCGCCCACATGA
- a CDS encoding HD domain-containing phosphohydrolase — translation MTEAPCRPTLLLVDDEENILSALRRVLRGEPYDLLTATSGSAALDMLAGQQVDLVVSDARMPGLDGPSLLAEVQRRWPGTVRILLTGAADLDTSIRAINQGQIYRYLGKPWNDDELRFTLRQALAHQHAEREHRRLESLTLEQNQRLHELNASLEQRVVDRTAELQQTADMLDLAYDELRRSYVTATEVFSSLLAQRLPGDTQGNAQVIALVRAFAAEHQLPETDRRDLAMAAALYNLGKLTWDDQLLNRPSDLMHREERERYVRYPALGESLLMALEPLHDAGRLIRHHQERWNGTGFPDQLRGEDIPFGARLLKLAVDFVELQFGLVLQREVPRQEALQFLTRYAGRLYDPELCRLFTDFCTRSAPDLLDATAGILAVDTRRLEPGMVLARNLQADSGMLLLNAGKQLSRALIDKLIAFEASEGARYTLHIRQPEAEAAPAKEQTS, via the coding sequence ATGACCGAAGCCCCGTGCCGCCCGACCCTGCTGCTGGTGGATGACGAGGAAAACATCCTCAGCGCCCTGCGCCGGGTCCTGCGCGGCGAGCCCTACGACCTGCTCACCGCGACCAGTGGCAGTGCTGCCCTGGACATGCTGGCCGGGCAGCAGGTTGACCTGGTGGTCTCCGACGCCCGCATGCCCGGTCTCGACGGCCCCAGCCTGCTGGCCGAGGTGCAACGGCGCTGGCCCGGCACCGTGCGCATCCTCCTCACCGGCGCCGCCGACCTGGACACCAGCATCCGCGCCATCAACCAGGGGCAGATCTACCGCTACCTGGGCAAACCCTGGAATGACGACGAACTGCGCTTCACCCTGCGACAGGCCCTCGCGCACCAACATGCCGAACGCGAGCACCGACGCCTGGAGAGCCTCACCCTGGAGCAGAACCAGCGGCTGCACGAACTCAACGCCAGCCTGGAACAACGGGTCGTCGACCGCACCGCCGAGCTGCAGCAGACCGCCGACATGCTCGACCTCGCCTACGACGAATTGCGGCGCAGCTACGTAACCGCCACCGAAGTCTTCTCCTCCCTGCTTGCCCAGCGCCTGCCGGGAGACACGCAGGGCAACGCCCAGGTCATCGCCTTGGTCCGGGCCTTCGCGGCCGAGCACCAGTTGCCGGAGACCGACCGACGAGACCTGGCCATGGCCGCCGCCCTCTACAACCTCGGCAAGCTGACCTGGGACGACCAGTTGCTGAACCGCCCCAGCGACCTGATGCACCGTGAGGAGCGCGAACGTTACGTCCGCTACCCGGCCCTTGGCGAAAGCCTGCTGATGGCCCTGGAGCCCCTGCACGATGCCGGCCGGCTGATCCGCCATCACCAGGAGCGCTGGAACGGCACCGGCTTCCCCGACCAGTTGCGCGGCGAAGACATCCCCTTCGGCGCCCGGCTGCTCAAACTGGCGGTGGATTTCGTCGAGCTGCAATTCGGCCTGGTGCTGCAACGGGAAGTGCCGCGCCAGGAAGCCCTGCAGTTCCTCACCCGCTACGCCGGACGCCTCTACGACCCCGAGCTCTGCCGGCTCTTCACCGACTTCTGCACCCGCAGCGCGCCGGACCTGCTGGATGCGACCGCCGGCATCCTCGCCGTGGATACCCGACGCCTGGAACCGGGCATGGTCCTGGCGCGCAACCTCCAGGCCGATAGCGGGATGCTCCTGCTCAACGCCGGCAAGCAGCTCAGCCGCGCGCTGATCGACAAGCTCATCGCCTTCGAGGCCAGCGAAGGCGCGCGCTACACCCTCCATATCCGCCAGCCCGAGGCTGAAGCGGCACCGGCCAAGGAGCAGACATCATGA
- a CDS encoding response regulator produces MINIQLVDDEPQILTALQRLLRPQGWSLHLFDNPEEALSALAEHQYAAIVCDLNMPQLDGLNYLQFARQRQPDAVRLLLSAHGDRATLMQAINRAEVYRFLSKPWVNYEIETALQAAVDLYLLRDENRRLLEQVRGQQHTLDRQRRELLRLEAEHPGLTRVRRDHDGAVLLDGYDLDD; encoded by the coding sequence ATGATCAACATCCAACTGGTGGACGACGAACCCCAGATCCTCACGGCCCTGCAACGTCTGCTGCGCCCCCAGGGCTGGAGCCTGCACCTGTTCGACAACCCCGAGGAAGCGCTGTCGGCATTGGCCGAGCACCAGTACGCCGCCATCGTCTGCGACCTCAACATGCCGCAACTGGACGGCCTCAACTACCTGCAGTTCGCCCGCCAACGCCAGCCCGACGCCGTGCGCCTGCTGCTCAGCGCCCATGGCGACCGCGCCACCCTCATGCAGGCGATCAACCGCGCCGAGGTCTACCGCTTCCTGTCCAAGCCCTGGGTGAACTACGAGATAGAAACCGCACTGCAGGCCGCCGTCGACCTCTACCTGCTGCGCGACGAGAACCGGCGTTTGCTGGAACAGGTGCGCGGCCAGCAGCACACCCTGGACCGCCAGCGCCGTGAACTGCTGCGCCTGGAAGCCGAGCACCCGGGCCTGACCCGCGTGCGCCGCGACCACGACGGCGCGGTGCTGCTGGACGGTTACGACCTGGACGACTGA